In the genome of Candidatus Poribacteria bacterium, the window GGCGGAAAGCATGGAAGGCACGCGCGTCGTCGTCGAACACGGCAGGTTGTCGGACTCCGGTTCCGCCGGATGCCCCGTCGGAACGCGTGTCAGCGTCGCCGATCTGTTCACGAACGTCCCGGCTCGCCTGAAGTTCCTCAAAGCCGAGCAGACCGAGCTGAGCCATGCGATGAACCACGTGCAGTGGGCGGCTCTCGCGTTCCCGCATGTGCGGTTCGTCCTGTCGCACAACGGCAAGGCGCTCATCGACGTCGCCCCATGCACAGCGCGTGACGAGCGAATCCGTCTGCTCTACGGCAAGGAACTGTCGGAGCACCTGATCTCGTTCACGCGCTCGTTCGAGTCGATGACGGTCGAGGCGCACATCGGCGACCCGAATCTGACCAAGCCGAACCGATCCTATCAGTTCCTCTTCCTGAACCAGCGACCCATCCGCGACCGCACCATCGGGGCGGCGCTGTCGGAGGCGATGAAGGAGGTCGTCCCCGGCGGACGGCACGCCGTCGCGTTCCTGTTCCTCACCGTGTCGCCGGATGAGGTCGACGTGAACGTCCATCCGGCGAAGGCGGAAGTGCGGTTCCGCAACGAGCGCGGGCTGTTCCGCAACGTCATGCAGGCGATCAGCCAGGGGATCGGCAGTAGCCGGTACATTCCCGATGTGGAAGCGTCGCCGGCGTCCACGCAGCGTGGGTCGGGGCGATCACACCAGCCGCGTCCCGCGGTCGAGACGATGTACCCGCTGCGCGAGACGCGCGTCTTCCTTCCGCCCTCGCAGCCCAACTACGTAGAGGCGGCGGAGCCCATCCGCGCAGGCAGCGCCGAGATCGACACGCGCCGATTGCGATTCGATACGCCGCCCTCGCAGCGCACCGTCGGCGGACGAGACGTCGACGCGTCCGTCGAGCTCCTCGACTACGAGTCCGTGGCGCTGGTCGGCGGGCTGATGGACACCTACATCCTCGTCGCCGACGGGGAGAGCCTCTACTTCGTCGATCAGCACGTCGCGTCGGAGCGCATTCACTACGAGCGGATTCGGACGCAGCTCGCCTCGGAGCGCGTCGCGTCGCAAGGGCTGTTGACGCCGCTCACCGTCGAGCTTTCGCCCCGGCAGCGCGTCGGGTTCGAGGCGCACGCGGTGTGGCTGAATCCGTTCGGCTTCGACGTGTCGGAGTTCGGCGGCGGATCGGCGATCATCCGCGCGATCCCGTCGGAGTTGGAGCCGGAGCGCGCCGAGCGAGTTCTCCGCGATCTGCTCGACCGGGTCGAGGTGGACCTGAACCCCGAGCAGAGCTGGGATGCCATCCAAGAGAAAGCGGCTGCGACCATCGCCTGCCATGCCGCCGTCCGCGCGGGCGACCGTCTCGCGCCCGAAGCGCAGCGCGCCCTGTTGCGCGATCTCTCCCGCTGTCGCCTGCCCTTCAACTGCCCGCACGGCAGACCCATCATCGTCCGCATGCGCCGATCCGAGATCGAGACGCTTTTCCATCGGCGTTGAGCCCGTGCCAGCCCTCATCCCGACCTTCTCCCTGAAGGGAGAAGACGGTGGGAACAGCGGAGCGCCGATGGCAAGGGAGCCGCTCGCCTTGCCCTGCTCAACGGCGCGCCCGTAGAATGGCGTCCCACTCCAACAGGCAGGAGGCCGCATGAACGTCATCGTCATCTGCTGCGACACGCTCCGCGCCGACGTCGTCGATCACACGTGGGAAGACCACGTCGATACGCCCAACCTCGACCGGCTCCGCGAACAGAGCGCCGTCTTCACCAGCGCATGGGGCGAGGGCGAACCGACGATCCCGATGCGCCGGGGGTTCTTCACAGGCATGCGGTCGTATCCCTGGCGCTTCGACATCAGCGACCGGGGATCGGTTCCGAATCTCTTCGGCTGGCACTCCATCCCGCCCGAGCAGACGACCTGCGCGGAGTACCTGGTTCCCAGAGGCGTGATGACGGGCCTCGTCGCCGACGTCTACCACATGTTCAAGCCGACGATGAACTTCACGCGCGGCTTTCTGAGCTACGACTACGTGCGGGGGCAGGAGTCCGACGCCGTCCGGACGGGCCCCCTCTCGGCGATCAACATGCGACGGCATCTGCCCGACGACCTGGCGACGCCTCGGCAGCGTCCCGGCATGGCGCAGTACCTGCTGAACGTCCTCGACCGGAAGTCCGAGGAGGACTACTTCGCGCCCCGCGTGTTCCGCAGCGCCGCGCGGTGGATCGACGACAACGCCGGGAATCAGCCCTTCTTCCTCTGGGTGGACAGCTTCTCGCCGCACGAGCACTGGGACCCGCCGGTGCACTTCGCCGACCGCTACTTCCGCAAGGAGGGCGTGCGCGACTTCATCTACCCGCAGCTCGTCCAGAACCACCGGAAGCTGACCGACGACGAGGTGCTCCGCACGAAGGCGCTCTACTACGGCTACGTCACCTTCGTCGACAAGTGGATCGGGCATCTGCTGAACAAGCTGGATGACCGCGGTCTGTGGGACTCGACGGCGATCCTCTTCGTGTCCGACCACGGTACGCAGCTCATGGACAAGGGCATGTTCGGAAAGAGCCCGGAGATGATGCACCCGTTCAACTTCCGCCTGAACTTCTGGCTGCACCATCCTGACAAGTCGCTGCACGGCGAGGAGATCGCGGCGTTCGTCCAGAACACGGACGTCACGCCCACGATCCTGTCGCTGCTGGGCGTCGAGCACGAGCCGATGGACGGGTTCGATGTGCTGCCGATTCTGCGGGGAGAAATCGCGTCGGTTCGCGACGAAGTCATCACCGGATGGGGGCCCATCGCAGCCGTGCGGACGGAGACGTGGAACCTGATCGTCCACACGACGAACGAGGACCCGGCTCCCCGGCTCTACCATCTGCCGACGGACCCGACAGAGTCCGAAAACGTCGCGGCATCGCATCCAGACGTGGTCCGCGATCTTCGAGCGAGGCTCGAAGCGCTCATCGGCGCGCCGCTGCCGGTGACGTATGCCCATCAGCCGACATCGAAGCATTCGGTCGGCGTCGGGCAGTGGCTCAACAGCAACATCTCGAACTAGAGACGCGCAAGCGCTCGAGCCGAGCAACAGAACGGGCTCCCACGCGGGAAGCCCGTTCTGCTGTGCCGAAACGCGTCCTTGGAAGCGGCTAGTTCTCGAGCTCCTTGAGGAGCAGAGCGAGATCGCGCTTCACTTCGGGGTGCGTTTCCTTCTTGTCGTAGTACTCGTAGAGCTTGTACTCGAGGTCCTGGTTGAAGCCGGGCCGCACTTCGGCAGACTTGAGGACCTGCACGAGCCGCTGGCGACGAGGCCAGTCGCGTTCCGTCGTCAGCGCGTCGAGGACGGGAACCACGGCGGCGGACCCGAACGTCGTCAGCGACCGCCCCGCCTCGTTGGCGACCTCGGTGTCGGCGTCCTTGCGCAGAACCCCGATGAGCGATGCCATCACGCTCGCGTCCTTGCCGTGCTTGCCAAGGGCTTTGACAAGGCCCAGCCGGACGGCGGCATCCGTATCGCTCAGATGGGGCAGGAGAACGGACGTGCTCGGGCTCTCGTTCAGATGGACGGCGACGTTGGAGGCGGCGCGACGGGCGTCCACGTCCGCGCTGTCTAGCGCGGCGATCAGGCGGTCGCGATGGCTCTTGTCACCGAGGCGATAGAGAGCGGCGGCGGCTTCCACCTGGGAGCTCTCGGACTGGCTGCTATCTTGCGCCAGCCGCGCGAGGGTCTCTTGCGAGGCGGGGCCGTCGATGGAGCCTAGAAGGCGGATCAGACGCAGATGATTCGCCGGCTGGAGAGACCCGCCGTCGATCGCCTTCGCGACTTCGGGTCCTGCGTCGGAGCCGATGTGCTCGAGGATATCGAGAATCTGTCCCGACAGCTCGGAGTTCTGTCCGTACGTTTCTAGGAGCGACGGCGTTGCCGGGGAACCCAGGCTCACGAGCAGACTCGCAGCGGACTGCGATGCCAGGTCGTGCTGCGACAGGATGGCGACGAGCGTGTCCAGAGATGCGCGGTCGCCTGCGACGACCTTCGCCTGCGCATCGCGCTTCTGGTTGTACTTGGCGGCATCCGGGTGGTTCTCACCGACCTTCTTGGCGGCGCGATCGTACGCGACCAGCAAGTAGGCGTGTGCCTCCGGCTGACGGTCCTTCTCCTGGTTGCGCGTCAGCGATTCCTCGAAGTACTCGAGCGCCTGGAACGGCTGATCGGCACTCAGGAATTTCTTGCCTTCTTCGATTCGATTGAACGTGACTTTGTCGACTTTGCATCCGGCGATGGCGAGCACGCCGGACATCAGTAAGAGAAGGATCGCGGATGGGTGCAACCCACGCCTCAGGGTTGAAAGCTGCATGGTGTGTGTACCCC includes:
- the mutL gene encoding DNA mismatch repair endonuclease MutL; translation: MRIHVLADDVTNKIAAGEVVERPASVVKELVENALDAGATDIRVELTDGGRRMIRVVDNGSGMDPDDARLCLQRHATSKISSADDLPQIATMGFRGEALPSIASVSRFELLTRTAESMEGTRVVVEHGRLSDSGSAGCPVGTRVSVADLFTNVPARLKFLKAEQTELSHAMNHVQWAALAFPHVRFVLSHNGKALIDVAPCTARDERIRLLYGKELSEHLISFTRSFESMTVEAHIGDPNLTKPNRSYQFLFLNQRPIRDRTIGAALSEAMKEVVPGGRHAVAFLFLTVSPDEVDVNVHPAKAEVRFRNERGLFRNVMQAISQGIGSSRYIPDVEASPASTQRGSGRSHQPRPAVETMYPLRETRVFLPPSQPNYVEAAEPIRAGSAEIDTRRLRFDTPPSQRTVGGRDVDASVELLDYESVALVGGLMDTYILVADGESLYFVDQHVASERIHYERIRTQLASERVASQGLLTPLTVELSPRQRVGFEAHAVWLNPFGFDVSEFGGGSAIIRAIPSELEPERAERVLRDLLDRVEVDLNPEQSWDAIQEKAAATIACHAAVRAGDRLAPEAQRALLRDLSRCRLPFNCPHGRPIIVRMRRSEIETLFHRR
- a CDS encoding HEAT repeat domain-containing protein, producing MYRGTHTMQLSTLRRGLHPSAILLLLMSGVLAIAGCKVDKVTFNRIEEGKKFLSADQPFQALEYFEESLTRNQEKDRQPEAHAYLLVAYDRAAKKVGENHPDAAKYNQKRDAQAKVVAGDRASLDTLVAILSQHDLASQSAASLLVSLGSPATPSLLETYGQNSELSGQILDILEHIGSDAGPEVAKAIDGGSLQPANHLRLIRLLGSIDGPASQETLARLAQDSSQSESSQVEAAAALYRLGDKSHRDRLIAALDSADVDARRAASNVAVHLNESPSTSVLLPHLSDTDAAVRLGLVKALGKHGKDASVMASLIGVLRKDADTEVANEAGRSLTTFGSAAVVPVLDALTTERDWPRRQRLVQVLKSAEVRPGFNQDLEYKLYEYYDKKETHPEVKRDLALLLKELEN